A genome region from Brassica oleracea var. oleracea cultivar TO1000 chromosome C2, BOL, whole genome shotgun sequence includes the following:
- the LOC106327812 gene encoding very-long-chain 3-oxoacyl-CoA reductase 1 gives MEICTYFKSQPTWLLVLFSLGSISILRFTFTLLTSLYIYFLRPGKNLRRYGSWAIITGPTDGIGKAFAFQLAQKGLNLVLVARNPDKLKDVSDSIQAKYSNTQIKTVVMDFSGDIDGGVRRIKEAIEGLEVGILINNAGVSYPYAKYFHEVDEELLGNLIKINVEGTTKVTQAVLVNMLKRKRGAIVNMGSGAAALIPSYPFYSVYAGAKTYVDQFSRCLHVEYKKSGIDVQCQVPLYVATKMTKIRRASFLVASPEGYAKAALRFVGYEPRCTPYWPHALMGYVVSALPESVFESFNIKRCLQIRKKGMLKDSSSKKE, from the exons ATGGAGATCTGCACTTACTTCAAATCCCAGCCGACATGGCTCCTCGTCCTCTTCTCCCTCGGCTCCATCTCCATCCTCAGGTTCACCTTCACCCTCCTCACATCTCTCTACATCTACTTCCTCCGCCCCGGCAAGAACCTCCGCCGCTACGGATCCTGGGCCATCATCACCGGCCCCACAGACGGCATCGGCAAAGCCTTCGCCTTTCAGCTCGCCCAGAAAGGCCTCAACCTCGTCCTCGTCGCCCGCAACCCCGACAAGCTCAAAGACGTCTCCGACTCGATTCAAGCCAAGTACAGCAACACCCAGATCAAGACCGTGGTGATGGACTTCTCCGGAGATATCGACGGAGGCGTGAGGCGGATCAAGGAGGCGATCGAAGGTCTGGAGGTTGGGATTCTGATCAACAACGCTGGGGTTTCGTACCCTTACGCTAAGTACTTCCACGAGGTTGATGAGGAGCTGCTTGGTAACTTGATTAAGATCAATGTTGAGGGGACTACGAAGGTTACTCAGGCTGTGTTGGTGAATATGCTGAAGAGGAAGCGGGGAGCTATTGTTAATATGGGGTCTGGTGCTGCTGCTCTTATCCCTTCCTATCCGTTCTACTCTGTTTATGCCGGCGCTAAAAC GTATGTGGATCAGTTCTCAAGGTGTCTCCATGTTGAGTACAAGAAAAGTGGGATTGATGTTCAATGCCAG GTACCCTTGTATGTTGCTACAAAGATGACCAAGATAAGAAGGGCATCTTTCTTAGTTGCATCTCCAGAGGGTTACGCAAAGGCAGCACTGCGTTTTGTAGGCTATGAACCACGTTGCACACCTTACTGGCCTCACGCCCTCATGGGTTATGTTGTCTCTGCATTGCCCGAAAGTGTTTTTGAATCCTTTAACATTAAGAGGTGTCTCCAGATCCGGAAGAAGGGCATGCTTAAGGACTCCAGTAGTAAAAAGGAGTAA
- the LOC106321114 gene encoding photosystem II core complex proteins psbY, chloroplastic-like — translation MAATMATSAKCMSLNTSLPKALNQTKPICSSKPFISLPSPPKPTVSLAVTSTALAGAVFSSLSYSEPAFAAHQIAQLAAAAQGSDNRGLALLLPIVPAIGWVLFNILQPALNQINKMRASKGVVVGLGIGGGLAASGLLTMTPEASASMVNEMAAVAEAAAKVEDNRGQLLLFVVAPALLWVLYNILQPALNQLNKMRNK, via the coding sequence ATGGCAGCGACAATGGCGACATCAGCAAAATGCATGTCCCTAAACACATCTCTTCCTAAAGCCCTAAACCAAACCAAACCCATCTGTTCCTCAAAACCCTTCATCTCCCTCCCATCCCCACCAAAACCCACCGTCTCTCTCGCCGTCACTAGCACCGCCCTCGCCGGAGCCGTGTTCTCTTCCCTCAGCTACTCGGAACCCGCTTTCGCCGCTCACCAGATCGCTCAGCTGGCAGCGGCGGCTCAAGGTAGCGACAACCGCGGCCTAGCTCTCCTCCTCCCGATCGTCCCGGCCATCGGATGGGTACTCTTCAACATCCTCCAGCCAGCTCTTAACCAGATCAACAAGATGCGCGCTAGCAAAGGAGTCGTCGTGGGTCTTGGCATCGGTGGTGGTCTCGCTGCGTCAGGGCTTTTGACTATGACCCCGGAGGCCTCCGCTAGTATGGTCAACGAGATGGCGGCGGTGGCGGAAGCTGCGGCGAAAGTTGAAGACAACAGGGGACAGTTGTTGTTGTTCGTGGTTGCGCCGGCTCTGCTTTGGGTTCTTTACAATATATTGCAGCCTGCTTTGAACCAACTCAACAAAATGAGGAATAAGTAA